From the genome of Geminocystis herdmanii PCC 6308, one region includes:
- a CDS encoding S-layer homology domain-containing protein, with product MKTLYKSQTTTALFLSLTFGLGTTIPMIPSFINPPMVMAQNRQFNDVSPNYWAANFINPLVQKGVIAGFPDGTFKPDAPVTRAQFAAMVQKALPRNSTRPMINFNDVSSTYWANTAINNAVMMGFLSGYPGQVFRPEQNIPREQVLVSLANGLNFAPNNEINSILNNFNDANRISNFARSPVAAATENNLVVNYPSLQQLNPDRNATRAEVAAFIYQALVSQGQLQAVNSNYIVALTPIVNDSFYGLNQGTRIPVRHEQEKIFLTNSETVPLTFTVTQNILNNQTVIIPRDSRVIGELRPSGNNGTRFFANSIELPNGNIIRVDASSQTITDTERVSKGMDVTKLLRNAAFGTGAAAIIAGVTGDRRITTGELLIGTGVGLLATLIPQFTGLNRADLLVVTPENLNLKLDRDLTIE from the coding sequence ATGAAAACACTATATAAATCTCAAACTACCACTGCTTTATTTCTTAGTCTTACCTTCGGATTAGGAACTACTATACCAATGATACCATCATTCATAAATCCTCCTATGGTGATGGCACAAAATCGACAATTTAATGATGTTTCCCCTAATTATTGGGCGGCTAATTTTATTAATCCTTTAGTACAAAAAGGCGTTATAGCAGGATTTCCAGACGGTACATTTAAACCTGATGCCCCAGTAACGAGGGCGCAATTTGCGGCGATGGTACAAAAAGCCTTACCTAGAAATAGTACCAGACCGATGATTAATTTTAATGATGTTTCTTCCACTTATTGGGCGAATACTGCGATTAATAATGCGGTGATGATGGGTTTTCTTTCGGGCTACCCCGGGCAAGTTTTTCGCCCTGAACAAAATATCCCCAGGGAGCAAGTGTTGGTATCATTAGCTAATGGACTTAATTTTGCCCCGAATAATGAGATAAATAGCATTCTTAATAATTTTAACGATGCTAATCGTATCTCGAATTTTGCCCGTTCTCCTGTAGCGGCGGCTACGGAAAACAATCTCGTGGTTAACTACCCTAGTTTACAACAGTTAAACCCCGATCGAAATGCTACCAGAGCAGAAGTTGCGGCTTTTATCTATCAGGCGTTGGTATCTCAAGGGCAATTACAAGCGGTTAATTCTAACTATATTGTCGCTTTGACTCCCATAGTGAATGATTCTTTTTACGGCTTAAATCAAGGTACAAGAATCCCTGTCAGACATGAACAAGAGAAGATTTTTCTTACTAATTCCGAAACTGTACCCTTAACTTTTACGGTTACTCAAAATATCCTCAATAATCAAACGGTAATTATTCCCCGTGATAGTCGAGTAATAGGAGAACTACGACCTAGTGGAAATAATGGTACACGATTTTTTGCTAATTCGATCGAGTTGCCTAATGGTAATATTATCAGGGTTGATGCTTCTTCTCAAACTATCACCGACACAGAAAGGGTAAGTAAAGGCATGGATGTAACTAAATTATTGCGTAATGCGGCTTTTGGCACGGGGGCGGCTGCCATTATTGCAGGAGTTACGGGCGATCGACGTATTACTACAGGGGAGTTATTGATTGGTACAGGAGTAGGACTTTTAGCTACTTTAATTCCTCAATTCACTGGTTTAAACCGTGCGGATTTATTAGTAGTAACCCCTGAAAATCTCAACTTAAAACTCGATCGAGATTTAACCATTGAATAA
- a CDS encoding DUF4359 domain-containing protein codes for MKLPIIPLSLFTVFIIGAGVTNPDQKKFEQFIMEKGSTTIKQEICQTESENILEKFVSNACTLLTNSSMELVSRFVTENTTRQNFLLFSIYEVNPEITEFKALGMFNNFIVLKEGK; via the coding sequence ATGAAACTACCCATAATTCCTTTATCTCTTTTTACAGTATTTATTATAGGTGCAGGAGTGACTAATCCTGATCAAAAAAAGTTTGAACAATTTATCATGGAAAAAGGAAGTACCACTATTAAACAAGAAATTTGTCAAACAGAATCTGAAAATATCTTAGAAAAATTTGTCAGTAATGCTTGTACTTTATTAACTAATAGCAGTATGGAATTAGTTTCTCGATTTGTGACTGAAAACACCACTAGACAAAATTTTTTATTATTTAGTATTTATGAAGTCAATCCAGAAATTACTGAATTTAAAGCACTCGGTATGTTTAATAATTTTATAGTTTTAAAAGAAGGAAAATAA
- a CDS encoding alpha-mannosidase, whose amino-acid sequence MNIQDTISNLQNLTELDIQNNWFYLDRALNKPPLMIDDNWQQATVNEKKYLVWEKGDKIRWFAQKIVIPESLNKGYSLADFSLRIALTWWAKSAQIFVNNQLVCEGDLFDSSSRILVTERAYINQQFIISLRLVSPSHDIGGLMASRCIYESNYEDIDPSFVANELTILDKYIDNFYPEKKDFLATQINKINWDYINNKILFNQELANLRNNLLSLSNHIKERQFYLLGHAHLDMAWLWTLEETYEVAQRTFNSVLNLQKKYPYLMFGHTTAYLYQWIESHNSLLFRQIEQAVQNNQWEILGGMWVEPDVNLISGESLVRQLLYGQKYFLKKFGKYNTVAWLPDTFGFPWQLPQILQQAEINYFVTGKLHWNDTTKFPHGCFWWQSPDGSRIFSFMSPPNVAGVMDTNPITMTNYSVDWEKQTGLQDIFWLPGVGDHGGGPTRDMLEVAKRYDNSPFFPQINFTSAQQYLDKISSISDEKLSTLPLWNNELYLELHRGCYTTHGDQKYQNRYAERLLYQAELFSTIALILAQKFNLNFSITAVNNQQYNAIKENWQKVLLNQFHDILPGTSITPVFEDANQLWQEVIADTQHILKSSLSSIEPYINIPKIDCKNYQIVIIFNSLNWHRSQIVELEINSDKNYQILDDNQQILETQISHEGKLLFLAENIPSIGYKSFYLRENLDIDSRLPSKNKFSQTLNNNSTFILENSYIIANIDNKTGNLIMVYDKVNNQEILKGFGNELQLFDDKGQYWDAWNIDPNYENYPLESPSLISIQWLEKGSLRQIIRVEKTFNRSSFIQDYILNYNEPILTINNKVNWQEDYTLLKVNFPLNIESDFVTYDIACGNIQRTTKPETEAEKAQWEVPAHFWADLSNNDYGVSLLNNCKYGYDTKPNQLRLSLLRSPKWPDEKCDRAAPLGDRNTPLSYHQFSYSLYPHEGDWKKANTVKKAYELNTPLNIILRDNNINNNEKLSCLPSSGELINLGAVGTNNIILMALKTTENDPNKFLIRGYECHGESANLEVNGLLNLDVKTRVNLLENSIDNQTTQIQPYQIFNYILH is encoded by the coding sequence ATGAATATTCAAGATACTATTAGTAATCTCCAAAATTTAACAGAATTAGACATTCAAAATAATTGGTTTTATCTCGATCGAGCTTTAAATAAACCACCTTTAATGATAGATGATAATTGGCAACAAGCTACCGTTAATGAAAAAAAATATTTAGTGTGGGAAAAAGGAGATAAAATACGATGGTTTGCCCAAAAAATTGTTATCCCAGAAAGTTTAAATAAAGGTTATTCCTTAGCAGATTTTAGTTTAAGAATTGCCTTAACATGGTGGGCAAAATCTGCTCAAATTTTTGTCAATAATCAGTTAGTTTGTGAAGGAGATTTATTCGATTCCTCCAGTAGAATTTTAGTCACAGAAAGAGCATATATTAACCAACAATTTATCATTAGTTTACGCTTAGTTAGCCCTAGCCATGATATTGGTGGTTTAATGGCTTCTCGCTGTATTTATGAGAGTAATTATGAAGACATTGATCCCAGTTTCGTTGCTAATGAATTAACTATTTTAGATAAATATATTGATAACTTTTATCCCGAAAAAAAAGATTTTTTAGCCACCCAAATAAATAAAATTAATTGGGATTATATTAATAATAAAATTTTATTTAATCAAGAATTAGCTAACCTCAGAAATAATCTTTTATCCCTATCTAATCATATCAAAGAAAGACAGTTTTATTTACTAGGTCATGCCCATTTAGATATGGCTTGGTTATGGACTCTTGAGGAAACTTACGAAGTCGCCCAACGAACTTTTAACTCTGTTTTAAACCTGCAAAAAAAATATCCTTATTTAATGTTTGGACATACCACCGCTTATCTATATCAATGGATAGAAAGCCATAATTCCCTCTTATTTCGTCAAATAGAACAAGCGGTACAAAATAATCAATGGGAAATTTTAGGAGGAATGTGGGTTGAGCCTGATGTTAATTTAATCAGTGGAGAATCCTTAGTTAGACAACTATTATATGGGCAAAAATATTTCTTAAAAAAGTTTGGTAAATATAACACCGTCGCTTGGTTGCCTGATACTTTTGGTTTTCCTTGGCAGTTACCACAAATTTTACAACAAGCTGAAATTAATTACTTTGTTACGGGTAAATTGCATTGGAATGATACCACCAAATTCCCCCATGGTTGTTTTTGGTGGCAGTCTCCCGATGGTAGTCGTATTTTCTCTTTCATGTCTCCCCCCAACGTTGCAGGAGTTATGGATACTAACCCTATTACCATGACTAACTATAGTGTTGATTGGGAAAAGCAAACGGGATTACAAGATATTTTCTGGCTTCCGGGGGTAGGTGATCATGGAGGAGGACCCACCCGTGATATGCTGGAGGTAGCAAAACGTTATGATAATTCGCCTTTTTTCCCTCAAATAAATTTTACTTCTGCACAACAATATTTAGATAAAATTAGCTCTATTTCTGATGAAAAATTATCAACATTACCGCTATGGAATAATGAACTTTATTTAGAATTACATCGAGGCTGTTATACAACCCACGGTGATCAAAAATATCAAAATAGATATGCTGAAAGATTACTTTATCAGGCTGAATTATTCTCTACTATTGCTTTAATTTTAGCTCAAAAATTTAACCTAAATTTTTCTATCACTGCCGTTAATAATCAACAATATAATGCTATTAAAGAAAATTGGCAAAAGGTATTATTAAATCAGTTTCATGATATTTTACCCGGTACTTCTATTACTCCTGTTTTTGAAGACGCAAATCAACTTTGGCAAGAAGTTATTGCCGATACTCAACATATTTTAAAGTCTTCTTTAAGTTCGATCGAACCTTATATTAATATACCTAAAATTGACTGTAAAAATTATCAAATAGTGATTATTTTTAATAGTTTAAATTGGCATAGATCACAAATAGTTGAATTAGAAATAAATTCTGATAAAAACTATCAAATTTTAGATGATAATCAACAAATTTTAGAAACTCAAATTAGTCATGAAGGCAAACTATTATTTTTAGCGGAAAATATCCCTAGTATCGGTTATAAATCTTTTTATCTTAGAGAAAATTTAGATATTGATAGTCGCTTACCATCCAAAAATAAATTTTCTCAAACATTGAATAATAATTCAACATTTATCTTAGAAAATAGTTATATTATTGCTAACATTGACAATAAAACTGGTAATTTAATCATGGTTTATGACAAAGTTAATAACCAAGAAATCTTAAAAGGTTTTGGCAATGAATTACAATTATTTGATGATAAAGGGCAATATTGGGATGCGTGGAATATTGATCCTAATTACGAAAATTATCCCTTAGAAAGTCCTAGTTTAATCTCGATTCAATGGTTAGAAAAAGGTAGTTTAAGACAAATTATTAGAGTCGAAAAAACCTTCAATCGATCGAGCTTTATTCAAGATTATATCTTAAACTATAATGAACCAATATTAACGATAAATAATAAAGTTAATTGGCAAGAAGATTATACATTATTAAAAGTAAACTTTCCTCTCAATATTGAGAGTGATTTTGTTACCTATGACATTGCTTGTGGCAATATTCAACGTACAACTAAGCCTGAAACCGAAGCAGAAAAAGCACAATGGGAAGTACCCGCTCACTTTTGGGCAGATTTAAGTAATAATGATTATGGGGTAAGTTTGCTCAATAATTGTAAATATGGCTATGATACAAAACCGAATCAATTACGTTTAAGTCTGCTGAGAAGTCCGAAATGGCCAGATGAAAAGTGCGATCGTGCAGCGCCACTTGGTGATCGAAATACACCATTATCCTATCATCAATTTAGTTATAGTTTATACCCCCATGAAGGAGATTGGAAAAAAGCCAATACTGTCAAAAAAGCCTATGAATTAAATACCCCTTTAAATATTATTTTGAGAGATAATAATATAAATAATAATGAAAAATTGTCCTGTTTACCTAGTAGCGGAGAATTAATAAATTTAGGTGCAGTAGGTACAAATAATATTATTTTAATGGCATTAAAAACCACAGAAAATGATCCTAATAAATTCTTAATTAGAGGTTATGAATGTCATGGAGAATCCGCAAATTTAGAGGTAAATGGTTTATTAAATTTAGACGTAAAAACTAGGGTTAATCTCCTCGAAAATTCGATCGATAATCAAACTACACAAATTCAACCCTATCAAATTTTTAACTATATTTTACATTAA